A genomic region of Anaerolineales bacterium contains the following coding sequences:
- a CDS encoding AraC family transcriptional regulator produces MHSTATHHNASPASEWAQYGHHASLGVDLLHAYFVQHAYPLHSHDYFVIAVIEEGRQSFRLGQQRYYTAAGGMVFLNPGDSHTGEPLPGGGFRYRAMYPRPAQVQRVAASAGLGPRLPLFNHPRQDDPRLAAAFRRLHRTPSAAHDPLHAESAFVSTLGSLLRAFANQAPRHPERPAPIDRAVEYLDANYDKPVSLDQLAKLVALSRFHFLRSFHAQVGMPPHAYLENRRIAAAQRLIALGEPLAAIAAQLGFSSQSHFTRRFKQTIGVTPGRYARQVRA; encoded by the coding sequence GTGCACTCCACGGCAACGCACCACAACGCCAGCCCGGCGAGCGAATGGGCACAGTACGGCCACCATGCCAGCCTGGGGGTCGATCTGCTGCACGCCTACTTTGTGCAGCACGCCTATCCGCTGCACAGCCATGATTACTTCGTCATCGCCGTGATCGAAGAAGGCCGCCAATCGTTCCGCCTGGGGCAGCAGCGCTACTACACCGCGGCCGGCGGCATGGTGTTCCTCAACCCGGGCGACAGCCACACCGGCGAACCGCTGCCGGGCGGCGGCTTCCGCTACCGCGCCATGTACCCGCGCCCTGCTCAGGTGCAGCGCGTGGCGGCCAGCGCCGGCCTGGGGCCGCGCTTGCCGCTGTTCAATCACCCACGCCAGGATGATCCACGCCTGGCCGCCGCCTTCCGGCGCTTGCACCGCACACCCAGCGCGGCGCACGATCCCCTGCACGCCGAGAGCGCCTTCGTCAGCACGCTGGGCAGCCTGCTGCGCGCCTTTGCCAACCAGGCGCCGCGCCACCCGGAGCGCCCGGCGCCGATCGACCGCGCCGTGGAATACCTCGACGCCAATTACGATAAACCCGTCTCGCTGGATCAGCTGGCCAAGCTGGTAGCGCTCAGCCGCTTTCACTTTCTACGCAGCTTCCATGCCCAAGTGGGCATGCCGCCACACGCCTATCTGGAGAACCGGCGCATCGCCGCGGCCCAGCGCCTCATCGCCCTCGGCGAGCCATTGGCGGCCATTGCCGCCCAGCTCGGCTTCAGCAGCCAAAGCCACTTCACGCGGCGCTTCAAGCAAACCATCGGCGTCACCCCCGGGCGCTACGCGCGCCAGGTGCGCGCATGA
- a CDS encoding DinB family protein, with product MKLSIAPETFSNLLNVFLEETFETHHGIYLDKNNALFATLDTISAEEASIPVGGKCASLAAQVAHTTFYIESFERYAFEGDDSPRDWGDIWRRVEKVNAEEWQEYKNQLRAAYGRMQNVIRNNPDWNEDAIGGVLGVIVHSAYHLGEIRQAMCTLKA from the coding sequence ATGAAACTGTCGATCGCACCCGAAACTTTTAGCAACCTGCTCAACGTCTTCCTGGAAGAAACCTTTGAAACGCATCACGGCATCTACCTCGACAAGAACAATGCCTTGTTCGCCACGCTGGATACGATCAGCGCCGAGGAAGCCTCGATCCCGGTGGGCGGCAAGTGCGCCTCGCTGGCCGCCCAGGTGGCGCACACCACCTTCTATATCGAATCCTTCGAACGCTATGCCTTCGAGGGCGACGACAGCCCGCGCGACTGGGGCGACATTTGGCGCCGCGTGGAGAAGGTGAACGCCGAAGAATGGCAGGAGTACAAGAACCAACTGCGCGCCGCCTACGGCCGCATGCAGAACGTGATCCGCAATAACCCCGATTGGAACGAAGACGCCATCGGCGGGGTGCTGGGCGTGATCGTGCACAGCGCCTACCACCTGGGCGAGATCCGCCAGGCGATGTGCACGCTGAAGGCGTAA
- the sufC gene encoding Fe-S cluster assembly ATPase SufC, producing the protein MSQLEIRDLHVNVAGNEILKGLSLTIEKGKVHALMGPNGSGKSTLAYTLMGHPNYEVTAGEVWFKGQNILELEPDQRSHLGIFLAFQYPVAIPGVSVANFLRTALNAHRKAKDPEDKGMPIPEFRTLMKEKMDLLKMDHSFAGRYLNDGFSGGEKKRAEILQMAALNPEFAVLDETDSGLDIDALRNVAEGVQALRGPNFGALVITHYQRLLNYINPDVVHVMFNGRIVETGGPDLALKLEAQGYDWVREKHGESVISE; encoded by the coding sequence ATGTCTCAACTGGAAATTCGTGATTTGCACGTTAATGTAGCAGGCAATGAGATCCTTAAAGGCCTCAGCCTGACGATCGAAAAGGGCAAGGTGCACGCCCTGATGGGCCCCAACGGCAGCGGCAAGAGCACCCTGGCGTACACGCTGATGGGCCACCCCAACTACGAAGTCACCGCTGGTGAAGTGTGGTTCAAGGGGCAGAACATCCTTGAGCTGGAGCCAGACCAGCGCTCGCATCTGGGCATCTTCCTCGCCTTCCAGTATCCGGTGGCCATCCCCGGCGTCAGCGTGGCCAACTTCCTGCGCACCGCGCTGAATGCGCACCGCAAGGCCAAGGACCCTGAGGATAAGGGCATGCCCATCCCCGAGTTCCGCACGCTGATGAAAGAGAAGATGGACCTGCTGAAGATGGATCACAGCTTTGCTGGCCGCTACCTCAACGACGGCTTCTCCGGCGGTGAGAAGAAGCGCGCCGAGATCCTGCAGATGGCCGCGCTCAACCCGGAGTTTGCTGTGCTCGACGAAACCGACTCAGGCCTGGATATTGACGCGTTGCGCAATGTGGCCGAGGGCGTGCAGGCGCTGCGCGGGCCGAACTTCGGCGCGCTGGTGATCACGCACTACCAGCGCTTGCTCAACTACATCAACCCGGATGTGGTGCACGTGATGTTCAACGGCCGCATTGTGGAAACCGGTGGCCCCGACCTGGCGCTCAAGCTGGAAGCGCAGGGCTACGACTGGGTGCGCGAGAAGCATGGTGAATCAGTAATCAGTGAATAG
- the sufB gene encoding Fe-S cluster assembly protein SufB: MTLEKPIEKPKDDAELLAGIDEYRWNFVDEVKPVFRTRKGLDEEIVRQISAKKEEPEWMLDFRLKAYKHFTQRPMPTWGGDLDKLNLDEIYFYSKPAEAEGKNWDDVPENIKKTFQRLGIPEAEQKFLAGVGAQYESEMVYHNIQQHLAEQGVLFKSIEQGLKDHPELFREYFGTIIPIEDNKFSALNSAVWSGGSFVYVPKGVKIEMPLQAYFRVNQADQGQFERTLIIVDEGAEAHYVEGCTAPVYTTDSFHSGVIEIIVKKNARFRYTTIQNWSNNMYNLVTQRAYVYENGTMEWVDANLGSKLTMKYPSCYLLGEGAHGEILSMAFASGHQHQDTGGKVIHFVPNTTSKITSKSISKSGGRASYRGLLKVHPGAEGSKSNVVCDALLLDDQSRSDTYPYIEIDAEDVTIGHEASVSKVGEEQLFYLMSRGMTEEEAATMVVSGFIEPLVKELPMEYAIEMNRLIQLQMEGSIG, from the coding sequence ATGACACTCGAAAAACCAATTGAGAAACCCAAAGATGATGCCGAGCTGTTGGCTGGCATTGATGAATACCGCTGGAACTTTGTAGATGAAGTCAAGCCGGTCTTTCGCACGCGCAAAGGGCTGGACGAAGAGATCGTGCGCCAGATCAGCGCCAAGAAGGAAGAGCCGGAGTGGATGCTCGATTTTCGCCTGAAGGCGTACAAGCATTTCACCCAGCGCCCGATGCCCACCTGGGGCGGTGATCTCGACAAGCTCAATCTCGACGAGATCTATTTCTACAGCAAGCCCGCGGAAGCCGAAGGCAAAAACTGGGACGATGTGCCCGAGAATATCAAGAAGACTTTCCAGCGGTTGGGCATCCCCGAAGCCGAGCAGAAGTTCCTGGCCGGCGTAGGCGCCCAGTACGAATCGGAGATGGTCTATCACAACATCCAGCAGCACCTGGCGGAGCAGGGGGTGCTGTTCAAGAGCATTGAGCAGGGCCTGAAAGACCACCCGGAGTTGTTCCGCGAGTATTTCGGCACGATCATCCCCATCGAGGACAACAAGTTCTCGGCGCTCAACTCCGCGGTATGGTCGGGCGGCTCGTTTGTGTATGTGCCCAAGGGCGTCAAGATCGAGATGCCGTTGCAGGCCTACTTCCGCGTCAACCAGGCCGATCAGGGCCAGTTTGAGCGCACGCTGATCATCGTGGATGAAGGCGCTGAGGCGCACTATGTGGAAGGTTGCACCGCTCCCGTGTACACCACCGACTCTTTCCATAGTGGTGTGATCGAGATCATCGTCAAGAAGAATGCGCGCTTCCGCTACACCACCATCCAGAACTGGTCGAACAACATGTACAACCTGGTGACCCAGCGTGCCTATGTGTATGAGAACGGCACGATGGAGTGGGTGGATGCCAACCTGGGCAGCAAGCTCACCATGAAGTATCCCTCGTGCTACTTGCTGGGGGAAGGTGCACACGGCGAGATCCTCTCGATGGCATTTGCCAGCGGCCACCAGCACCAGGATACCGGCGGCAAGGTGATCCACTTTGTGCCCAACACCACCAGCAAGATCACGTCTAAATCGATCAGTAAGAGCGGCGGGCGTGCCTCGTACCGCGGCTTGCTGAAGGTGCACCCGGGCGCAGAAGGCTCCAAGAGCAACGTCGTGTGTGATGCGTTGCTACTGGATGACCAGTCGCGCTCGGACACCTATCCGTATATCGAGATCGACGCTGAGGATGTCACCATCGGGCACGAGGCCTCGGTCTCCAAGGTGGGCGAGGAGCAGCTCTTTTATCTGATGAGCCGCGGCATGACGGAAGAAGAAGCCGCCACGATGGTGGTGTCTGGCTTCATTGAGCCGTTGGTCAAAGAGTTGCCCATGGAATATGCGATTGAAATGAATCGCCTGATTCAGCTGCAAATGGAAGGCTCGATAGGCTAA
- the sufD gene encoding Fe-S cluster assembly protein SufD, producing MADKKKTSPRPKKAAVKKKTKVAAKATKPVAKKKLATKATKPVAKKKAAPKAKPKAVVKKKAASKVTKKTAVKKTAAKKTVAKKTVAVKKTAAKVAAKKTVAKVKPKAAVKKAAPKATAPKQAKPAASQPVAAAPVAPEVIGAGKTPRVITRGGAAAVQTKSGFPFTAEQIPNGVKEAAFLHSYRASAWSHFENLPLPSTNDEAWRRTDIRQLKRGSMKIVDSLPAAERAALPSTPTQLLKPLVGEGHGGQIVFGPGETTVMLSQEIANQGVVFTDFATAAAKHPELLKKVLGNVVKPEEGKFAAMAGALAGRGALLYVPRGVQVEEPLHSLLWGPGAGMAYFSHILVWVEDGASVTYVHESASPTISEQSMHAGIVELHVGSGANLRFVELQSWGEHMWNFTHERARVEKDGNLDWIFGALGSHLTKNFSEINLEGEGSLGRMSGFYFTDGDQHLDHDTQQNHMAAHTTSDLLFKGALEEKSRSVWQGMIYVAPGAQRTDGYQANRNLVLSKEARADSIPGLEILADDVRCTHGATVGKIDPDEYFYLLSRGIPPVEARRLIVKGFFDPIMERIPFEGVRQRFQQAIVQKMK from the coding sequence ATGGCAGATAAAAAGAAAACCAGCCCGCGCCCCAAGAAGGCGGCGGTAAAGAAAAAGACCAAAGTGGCCGCCAAGGCTACTAAACCGGTAGCCAAGAAGAAGCTGGCTACAAAAGCCACCAAGCCGGTTGCCAAGAAGAAGGCTGCGCCCAAGGCCAAGCCTAAAGCTGTTGTGAAGAAGAAGGCGGCTAGCAAAGTAACTAAGAAGACTGCGGTTAAGAAGACCGCTGCCAAGAAAACGGTTGCCAAAAAGACGGTTGCTGTCAAGAAGACAGCGGCTAAAGTGGCTGCCAAGAAAACCGTAGCCAAGGTCAAGCCCAAAGCCGCCGTCAAGAAAGCGGCGCCTAAGGCAACTGCCCCTAAGCAGGCTAAGCCGGCTGCTTCGCAGCCTGTGGCCGCTGCGCCGGTTGCGCCCGAAGTGATCGGCGCCGGCAAGACGCCGCGCGTGATCACCCGCGGCGGCGCGGCTGCCGTGCAGACCAAGAGCGGCTTCCCCTTCACCGCCGAGCAGATCCCCAACGGCGTGAAAGAGGCTGCCTTCCTGCACAGCTACCGCGCGAGCGCGTGGAGCCATTTTGAGAACCTGCCGCTGCCCAGCACCAACGATGAGGCTTGGCGCCGCACGGACATCCGCCAGCTCAAACGCGGCTCCATGAAAATCGTAGACAGCCTGCCGGCCGCCGAGCGTGCCGCGCTGCCCAGCACGCCTACCCAGCTGCTCAAGCCGCTGGTGGGCGAGGGCCACGGCGGCCAGATCGTCTTTGGCCCCGGCGAGACCACGGTGATGCTGAGCCAGGAAATAGCTAACCAAGGCGTAGTGTTCACCGACTTTGCCACGGCGGCCGCCAAGCACCCAGAGTTACTCAAGAAGGTGCTCGGCAATGTGGTCAAGCCAGAAGAGGGCAAGTTCGCCGCTATGGCAGGTGCTTTGGCCGGCCGCGGTGCGCTGCTGTATGTGCCGCGCGGCGTGCAGGTGGAAGAGCCGCTGCACTCCCTGCTGTGGGGGCCGGGTGCGGGCATGGCTTACTTCTCTCACATCCTGGTGTGGGTGGAAGATGGCGCTTCGGTCACCTATGTGCACGAGTCGGCTTCGCCCACCATCAGCGAGCAGAGCATGCACGCTGGCATCGTGGAGCTGCACGTGGGCTCTGGTGCCAACCTGCGCTTCGTCGAGCTGCAATCGTGGGGCGAGCACATGTGGAACTTTACGCATGAGCGTGCCCGAGTGGAAAAAGATGGCAACCTGGACTGGATTTTTGGCGCCCTGGGCAGCCACCTCACCAAGAATTTCTCCGAGATTAACCTCGAGGGAGAGGGCAGCCTGGGCCGCATGTCTGGCTTCTACTTCACCGATGGCGATCAGCATCTGGACCATGACACCCAGCAGAACCACATGGCGGCGCACACTACCAGCGATCTGCTCTTCAAGGGCGCGCTGGAAGAAAAGAGCCGCTCGGTATGGCAGGGCATGATTTACGTAGCCCCCGGTGCCCAGCGCACGGATGGCTACCAAGCCAACCGAAACCTGGTGCTGAGCAAGGAAGCCCGCGCCGACAGCATCCCTGGCCTGGAGATCCTGGCCGACGATGTGCGCTGCACCCACGGCGCCACCGTAGGCAAGATTGACCCGGATGAGTACTTCTATCTGCTCAGCCGTGGCATCCCCCCGGTGGAAGCGCGCCGCTTGATCGTGAAGGGCTTCTTTGACCCGATCATGGAGCGCATTCCTTTCGAGGGCGTGCGCCAGCGCTTCCAACAAGCCATTGTTCAGAAGATGAAATAG
- a CDS encoding cysteine desulfurase translates to MDVARIRADFPVLDVEIKPGVPLVYLDSGATSQKPVQVIERMNQYYRAENANIHRGVHKLAEQATEDYEGARAKVAKFINAAKSKEIVFTRNATESVNLVAQTWGRANLQAGDVVVLTEMEHHANLVPWQMLAAERGIRLEFIPVTEAGVLDMSALPGLMELKPKLVSFTAMSNVLGTITPIAEIVQAAHAAGALAMVDGAQSVPHLPTDVQALDIDFLVFSSHKMLGPTGIGVLYGKEAILEGMPPFMGGGDMIKRVKLREFTTAGVPHKFEAGTPAIAEVIGLGAAVDYLNAIGMEAIAAHDRELTAYALERLEEVPGIWIFGPGIEHKSSNASFTLQGAHPHDVAEILNRHGVATRAGHHCAMPVHEKFGVPATTRASFYLYNTTAEIDKLVEALYSVKEIFG, encoded by the coding sequence ATTGATGTCGCTCGCATCCGCGCCGATTTCCCGGTTTTGGATGTTGAAATCAAGCCCGGCGTACCCTTGGTTTACCTCGATTCAGGCGCCACCAGCCAGAAGCCCGTGCAAGTCATCGAGCGCATGAACCAGTACTACCGTGCCGAGAACGCCAACATTCACCGCGGCGTGCACAAGCTGGCCGAGCAGGCCACCGAGGATTACGAAGGCGCCCGCGCCAAGGTGGCCAAGTTCATCAATGCCGCCAAGAGCAAAGAAATCGTCTTCACCCGTAATGCGACCGAGTCGGTGAACCTGGTGGCGCAAACCTGGGGCCGCGCCAATTTGCAGGCGGGCGATGTGGTTGTGCTCACCGAGATGGAGCACCACGCCAACCTGGTGCCCTGGCAGATGCTGGCCGCTGAGCGCGGCATCCGCCTCGAATTCATCCCCGTTACCGAAGCTGGCGTGCTGGACATGAGCGCATTGCCCGGCCTGATGGAGCTCAAGCCGAAACTGGTGAGCTTCACCGCCATGAGCAATGTGCTCGGCACGATCACGCCGATCGCCGAGATCGTGCAGGCCGCCCATGCGGCGGGTGCACTGGCGATGGTAGACGGCGCCCAATCGGTGCCGCACCTACCCACCGATGTGCAGGCGCTGGATATTGACTTCCTGGTCTTCTCCAGCCACAAGATGCTCGGGCCGACCGGCATTGGCGTACTGTATGGCAAAGAAGCCATCCTCGAAGGCATGCCGCCCTTCATGGGCGGCGGCGACATGATCAAGCGCGTCAAGCTGCGCGAGTTCACCACCGCCGGCGTGCCGCACAAGTTCGAAGCCGGCACTCCGGCGATTGCCGAAGTGATCGGCCTGGGTGCGGCGGTGGACTATTTGAACGCCATCGGCATGGAGGCCATCGCCGCCCATGACCGCGAGCTGACCGCCTATGCGCTGGAACGTTTGGAAGAGGTGCCGGGCATCTGGATCTTTGGCCCGGGCATCGAGCACAAGAGCTCGAACGCCTCGTTCACGCTGCAGGGCGCCCACCCGCACGACGTGGCTGAGATCCTCAATCGCCACGGCGTGGCCACGCGCGCCGGGCACCACTGCGCCATGCCGGTGCACGAGAAGTTTGGCGTGCCGGCCACCACGCGGGCCAGCTTTTACCTCTACAACACCACCGCCGAAATTGATAAACTGGTGGAAGCCCTCTACTCTGTAAAGGAGATCTTCGGTTAA
- a CDS encoding SUF system NifU family Fe-S cluster assembly protein — MDDLYREVIIDRYQNPRFSGTLDPHTHSYEDDNPVCGDHIRIDLRVDANDVVSEAKFTGEGCSISQASADLLMEKITGMPVAEVRQLGKQDILDLLGIELGPVRLKCALLSLKVLKGGVYGLDEVISLDELAES, encoded by the coding sequence ATGGACGATCTCTACCGTGAAGTAATCATCGATCGCTACCAAAACCCGCGCTTCAGTGGCACGCTGGACCCGCATACCCATTCCTATGAGGATGACAACCCGGTGTGCGGCGACCACATTCGTATTGACCTGCGCGTGGATGCCAACGATGTCGTTTCCGAAGCCAAGTTCACCGGCGAAGGCTGCTCGATCTCGCAGGCTTCGGCCGATTTGCTGATGGAAAAGATCACTGGCATGCCGGTGGCCGAAGTGCGCCAGCTTGGCAAGCAGGATATTCTTGACCTGCTCGGCATCGAGCTCGGCCCGGTGCGCCTGAAGTGCGCGCTGCTCTCGCTCAAGGTGCTCAAGGGCGGCGTGTACGGCCTCGACGAAGTGATCTCACTCGACGAGCTGGCGGAGTCCTAG
- a CDS encoding non-heme iron oxygenase ferredoxin subunit: protein MPELGTFTFTSLGPKEVDFVAVASEAELPNGKRLFVSVDEYNLVVFNIAGEYFAIADLCSHDNGPLGEGELEGHEIICPRHGARFDVRNGRVLSLPAVLDIPAYPTRVSEGMVEVGLPL, encoded by the coding sequence ATGCCTGAACTCGGAACCTTTACTTTTACCTCCCTCGGTCCCAAGGAAGTGGATTTTGTGGCCGTGGCTAGCGAAGCGGAGTTGCCCAACGGCAAGCGCCTCTTCGTCAGTGTGGACGAATACAACCTGGTGGTGTTCAACATCGCCGGCGAATACTTTGCCATCGCCGATCTGTGCTCGCATGACAATGGGCCATTGGGCGAGGGCGAGCTGGAAGGCCACGAGATCATTTGCCCGCGCCACGGGGCGCGCTTCGACGTGCGCAATGGCCGCGTGCTCAGCCTGCCGGCCGTGCTCGACATCCCCGCGTACCCCACGCGGGTCAGTGAAGGCATGGTGGAAGTGGGGCTGCCGCTGTAG
- a CDS encoding HAD-IB family hydrolase gives MSKRIVAFFDVDGTLTTERVWRGILDYYKLHKLRRWTQRWYWVYHLPLWFLHKARLLSQSAFRTPWAANLMWFLRGDTPEKAQPVWDWVTTGYMQGLWRVQGLDKIQEHKAKGHLVVLVSAGPTPLVMRIAQEVGADLAVGTTPAQARGRYTGKVDGLVCIDENKAAKAQATLAAEKIAVDFAASWAYADGATDVGLLEMVGHPVAFFPDEYLKPIAIERGWQLVE, from the coding sequence ATGAGCAAACGCATCGTCGCTTTCTTTGACGTAGACGGTACCCTGACCACCGAGCGCGTGTGGCGCGGCATCCTCGACTACTACAAGCTGCACAAGCTACGCCGCTGGACACAGCGCTGGTACTGGGTCTATCACTTGCCGCTGTGGTTTTTGCATAAGGCACGCCTGCTCTCGCAGAGCGCCTTCCGCACGCCCTGGGCCGCCAACCTAATGTGGTTCTTGCGTGGCGACACCCCAGAGAAGGCACAACCCGTGTGGGATTGGGTGACCACCGGATACATGCAGGGGTTGTGGCGCGTGCAGGGGCTGGATAAGATCCAGGAGCACAAGGCCAAGGGCCACCTGGTGGTGCTGGTTTCCGCTGGCCCCACCCCGCTGGTGATGCGTATCGCCCAGGAAGTGGGCGCCGACCTTGCCGTGGGTACCACGCCGGCCCAAGCCCGCGGGCGCTACACCGGCAAAGTGGACGGCCTGGTATGCATCGACGAGAACAAGGCGGCCAAGGCGCAGGCCACGCTGGCCGCGGAGAAGATCGCTGTGGACTTTGCTGCCAGCTGGGCGTACGCCGACGGCGCCACCGATGTTGGACTGCTGGAGATGGTGGGCCACCCGGTGGCCTTCTTCCCCGACGAGTATCTAAAGCCGATCGCGATTGAGCGCGGCTGGCAGCTGGTGGAGTGA